Proteins encoded by one window of Roseofilum capinflatum BLCC-M114:
- a CDS encoding UbiD family decarboxylase produces MARDLRGFINLLEERGQLRRIKASVDPDLEIAEISNRMLQAGGPGLLFENVQGSPFPIAINLMGTVERICWAMNMDNPLELEALGKKLGMLQQPKPPKKISQAIDFGKVLFDVVKAKPGRDFFPNCQQVVIPEEDLDLNTLPLIRPYAGDAGKIITLGLVITRDCETGIPNVGVYRLQLQSAKTMTVHWLSVRGGARHLRKAAEQGKKLEVAIALGVDPLIIMAAATPIPVDLSEWLFAGLYGGSGVALAKCKTVDLEVPADSEFVLEGTITPGEVLPDGPFGDHMGYYGGVEDSPLIRFQCMTHRKNPVYLTTFSGRPPKEEAMMAIALNRIYTPILRQQVSEIVDFFLPMEALSYKAAIISIDKAYPGQAKRAALAFWSALPQFTYTKFVIVVDKDINIRDPRQVVWAISSKVDPSRDVFILPETPFDTLDFASEKIGLGGRMGVDATTKIYPETTHEWGAVLESDPEVAAKVDQRWQEYGLGNLTLGEVDPNVFGYEM; encoded by the coding sequence ATGGCTAGAGACTTACGCGGATTTATCAATCTACTCGAAGAACGGGGACAACTGCGACGGATTAAAGCATCTGTCGATCCCGATTTAGAAATTGCTGAAATTTCTAACCGAATGCTGCAAGCGGGAGGCCCTGGGTTACTGTTTGAAAATGTGCAAGGATCGCCCTTTCCCATTGCCATTAATTTAATGGGAACCGTAGAGCGCATCTGTTGGGCGATGAATATGGATAATCCCTTAGAACTAGAAGCTCTAGGGAAAAAGTTGGGGATGTTACAACAACCCAAACCACCGAAAAAGATTTCGCAAGCCATTGATTTTGGTAAGGTTTTGTTTGATGTGGTGAAAGCTAAACCGGGGCGCGACTTTTTTCCCAATTGTCAACAGGTGGTGATCCCAGAAGAGGACTTAGATCTAAATACCTTGCCCCTGATTCGTCCCTATGCCGGAGATGCGGGAAAAATCATCACCTTGGGATTGGTGATTACTAGGGATTGTGAAACGGGAATTCCCAATGTTGGGGTGTATCGGTTACAGCTTCAATCAGCGAAAACCATGACTGTGCATTGGTTATCGGTGCGGGGAGGAGCGCGTCATCTGCGAAAAGCGGCTGAACAGGGGAAAAAGCTGGAAGTGGCGATCGCCCTCGGCGTTGATCCCCTCATCATCATGGCTGCCGCCACCCCCATCCCCGTAGACCTTTCCGAATGGTTATTTGCCGGACTCTACGGAGGTTCTGGAGTCGCCCTAGCTAAATGTAAAACCGTAGACCTCGAAGTTCCCGCAGACTCCGAATTTGTCCTCGAAGGAACCATCACCCCCGGCGAAGTCCTCCCCGATGGCCCCTTTGGCGACCATATGGGCTATTACGGCGGTGTAGAAGACTCCCCTCTGATCCGCTTCCAATGCATGACCCATCGCAAAAACCCCGTATACTTAACCACCTTCAGCGGCCGGCCGCCCAAGGAAGAAGCAATGATGGCGATCGCCCTTAACCGCATCTACACCCCTATCTTGCGCCAACAAGTCTCCGAAATCGTCGATTTCTTCCTCCCCATGGAAGCCTTAAGTTACAAAGCCGCCATTATTTCCATCGATAAAGCCTATCCCGGCCAAGCCAAACGCGCAGCCCTCGCCTTTTGGAGCGCCCTACCCCAATTCACCTACACCAAATTCGTCATTGTCGTCGATAAAGACATTAATATTCGCGATCCTCGGCAAGTCGTTTGGGCAATTTCCTCCAAAGTTGACCCCTCACGAGATGTTTTTATTCTTCCCGAAACCCCCTTTGATACCCTGGATTTTGCCAGCGAAAAAATCGGTTTAGGGGGCAGAATGGGGGTTGATGCCACCACCAAAATATACCCCGAAACAACCCATGAATGGGGAGCCGTTTTGGAATCCGATCCAGAGGTAGCCGCCAAAGTAGACCAACGCTGGCAAGAGTATGGATTAGGCAATCTTACTCTCGGCGAAGTTGACCCCAATGTGTTTGGTTACGAAATGTAA
- a CDS encoding ATP-binding protein, which yields MKLLPCGAAIASAAVILVLTGICDRAVQARFEEQQYRQVLDQLSTIRATLEGAINQRLSVAEGLAAYASTYPNLTQADFTEIARVLVSQKEGISAVAFSQGTIVSYYYPLKGNESVIGTDLMTIPEQRAMVQKAIESRQTLVAGPVNLVQGGVAFISRTPVFLTPTDGEPNSGEFLGLTFVVITKERLLKDAGLLEPSSLDYALRGKDGLGAAGEVFFGNPDLWEQEPVTLNVTLPNGSWQLAAIPKQGWRQPFPFRHWFHVASFAVAALTGSFAFVLVCEPARLREEINERIKIEKALRQSEQNLQTAKEAADKANQAKSEFLANMSHELRTPLNGILGYAQILQRMDDLKPRHYQGITVIQQAGSHLLTLINDILDLAKIEACKMELLPTQIHLPSLIGGVVEVIRIKAEQKGLALTCITDSNIPDSVYVDDKRLRQVLLNLLGNATKFTDQGEVRFLVTHCSLTDQAEGSITRVRFDICDTGIGMSPEQLDKIFLPFEQVGVNSRKHQGTGLGLAITRKIVEMMGGQIEVTSQLGVGSQFSFAIDLPIVQNLSLSAPETLSGKIIGYREPQKKILVVDDKVVNRKIIVEVLSPLGFQLAEAENGKGGLVQYHQFQPDLIVTDLVMPEIDGFELTRQIRNFPDPDVVILASSASVLAQDQDRSLMAGCNDFLAKPVDVDILLDKVRKYLHLTWIFQEVAPIEDTKNKELIYPKNSELKQLIDSARIGDFETIEAEVNLLRKLNSNYQGFCDRVLALAEEFDDRGILNLIEEH from the coding sequence ATGAAGCTTCTACCTTGTGGTGCGGCGATCGCCTCTGCTGCTGTTATCCTGGTCTTAACAGGAATTTGCGATCGGGCCGTACAAGCTCGCTTTGAAGAACAACAATATCGCCAAGTTCTCGATCAACTCAGCACCATTCGCGCCACCCTAGAAGGAGCGATCAATCAACGCCTCTCTGTCGCCGAAGGATTAGCTGCTTATGCCTCCACTTACCCCAATTTAACCCAAGCCGACTTTACCGAGATTGCCAGAGTCCTGGTCTCTCAAAAAGAGGGAATTAGTGCCGTAGCCTTCAGTCAAGGCACAATTGTCAGTTATTACTATCCCCTAAAAGGCAATGAATCGGTGATTGGAACCGATTTGATGACCATTCCAGAACAACGAGCCATGGTGCAAAAGGCGATCGAAAGTCGCCAAACCTTGGTAGCCGGCCCGGTTAACTTAGTCCAAGGAGGCGTTGCCTTTATCAGTCGCACCCCCGTCTTCCTCACTCCCACCGATGGGGAACCCAATAGTGGTGAATTTTTGGGTCTCACCTTTGTCGTCATTACCAAAGAACGCCTATTAAAAGACGCTGGACTCTTAGAACCTTCTTCCTTGGACTATGCCTTACGCGGAAAAGATGGTCTCGGTGCAGCCGGAGAAGTCTTTTTCGGCAACCCAGACCTATGGGAGCAGGAACCCGTAACCTTAAACGTCACCTTACCCAACGGCTCCTGGCAACTAGCAGCCATTCCCAAGCAAGGATGGCGACAACCCTTCCCCTTCCGCCATTGGTTTCACGTAGCCAGTTTCGCAGTGGCGGCATTAACCGGGAGTTTCGCCTTTGTCCTCGTCTGTGAACCCGCTCGTCTGCGGGAGGAAATTAACGAACGCATCAAAATCGAAAAGGCCTTACGCCAATCCGAACAGAACTTACAAACTGCCAAGGAAGCAGCCGATAAGGCCAACCAAGCCAAAAGCGAATTTCTGGCCAACATGAGCCATGAACTGCGTACTCCCCTCAATGGCATCCTGGGTTATGCACAAATTTTGCAACGCATGGACGACCTCAAACCCAGACATTATCAGGGAATTACCGTGATTCAACAAGCTGGTTCTCACCTTTTAACTCTGATTAATGATATCCTCGACCTGGCTAAAATTGAAGCTTGCAAAATGGAATTGCTCCCTACACAAATCCATTTACCGTCCTTGATCGGTGGTGTGGTTGAAGTCATTCGCATCAAAGCGGAACAAAAAGGACTGGCATTAACATGCATCACTGACTCTAATATACCGGATAGTGTCTATGTGGATGATAAACGGTTACGTCAAGTCTTACTGAATCTTTTAGGCAATGCCACTAAGTTTACTGACCAAGGAGAAGTGAGGTTTTTAGTAACCCACTGTTCCTTAACGGATCAAGCCGAAGGTTCTATAACACGAGTTCGGTTTGACATTTGCGATACCGGAATTGGCATGAGTCCAGAACAACTCGATAAAATTTTTCTGCCCTTTGAACAAGTCGGAGTCAATTCACGCAAACATCAAGGAACTGGGTTAGGATTAGCCATTACCCGGAAAATTGTAGAGATGATGGGCGGCCAAATTGAAGTCACCAGTCAGCTTGGGGTGGGCAGTCAATTTAGTTTTGCGATCGATTTGCCTATCGTCCAAAATTTGTCCCTTTCAGCCCCAGAAACCCTAAGTGGAAAAATCATCGGTTATCGAGAACCCCAGAAAAAGATATTAGTGGTTGATGATAAAGTCGTCAATCGAAAGATTATTGTTGAGGTTTTATCACCCCTGGGATTCCAGTTAGCAGAAGCGGAAAATGGCAAGGGGGGGCTTGTACAATATCATCAGTTTCAACCGGATCTGATCGTTACCGATTTAGTTATGCCAGAGATAGATGGGTTTGAGTTGACGCGACAAATTCGGAACTTTCCCGATCCAGATGTGGTCATTCTTGCTTCTTCTGCTAGTGTTTTAGCACAGGATCAAGATCGGAGTTTGATGGCTGGGTGTAATGATTTTTTAGCTAAACCTGTAGATGTAGATATTTTATTGGATAAAGTCAGAAAATATCTACATTTGACTTGGATTTTTCAAGAAGTAGCCCCTATAGAAGACACTAAAAATAAAGAGTTAATCTATCCTAAGAACTCAGAATTAAAACAGTTAATCGATTCAGCTCGGATCGGCGATTTTGAAACCATTGAAGCAGAAGTAAATCTGCTCAGAAAACTCAATAGCAATTATCAAGGATTTTGCGATCGCGTCCTGGCTCTAGCTGAAGAGTTTGACGATCGGGGTATTTTAAATTTAATCGAAGAACATTAA
- a CDS encoding DUF3119 family protein, translated as MTSTPFSSSTSNPTLETVTLKPSYRIPLVLVLLSIPLGAVQIGLSAAIALFGLFLTLQTATIRLTFSETALDVYRSGKLIRQFPYQEWENWEIFWDKLPILFYFKEIKSIHFLPIIFDSSTLKRTLEERCPRSR; from the coding sequence ATGACCTCAACTCCTTTTTCATCTTCAACGTCAAACCCTACCCTAGAGACGGTTACCCTCAAGCCCAGCTACCGGATACCCCTGGTGTTGGTGCTGTTGTCGATTCCTCTGGGAGCCGTTCAAATTGGACTGAGTGCGGCGATCGCCCTCTTTGGGTTATTCTTAACTCTACAAACAGCTACGATCCGGCTCACGTTTAGCGAAACTGCGCTAGATGTCTACCGTTCAGGCAAACTGATTCGCCAATTTCCCTACCAAGAGTGGGAAAATTGGGAAATTTTCTGGGACAAACTGCCCATCTTGTTCTATTTCAAAGAAATCAAGAGTATCCATTTTCTGCCCATTATCTTTGACTCTTCAACCCTCAAGCGCACTCTGGAAGAACGCTGTCCCCGCTCTCGTTAA
- a CDS encoding DUF3086 domain-containing protein: protein MNTDPLNPWDSNPETPETPVPESEPSEVTVEGSQVPVSEETGESGDRPDDNPEDATGDTPNPETGDTLLPLQLDTKTPDHPEPREEIAATEGGRDRDEGVEDRDSEPPRDEEVDEWQARIDELRFTEQALQNQVEQLRQEAATLQEQLDSQQAAMGQLVKAGLSELEHRKQKLEVTIEKLERRAERIRAEMRTSFAGVSQDLAIRVQGFKDYLVGSLQDLASAAENIELAPEDREPITPVDVPMMRSRREPERPPELENPQFAKSKFTDQVRKIRHLLDQYRTRPDYYGPAWQLRRTFEPIHAERVSQWFFTQGGRGAVRTMGSRLQNILVSSAVISVTYSLYGDRIRPLILVNTPERLGEWRRGLQDCLGISRMDFSSERGITMFEAPEPLAAKAERITQQKQIPLIIIDESEDKVSVSMLQFPLWLAFAPNPDAPPMIDNW, encoded by the coding sequence ATGAATACTGATCCATTGAATCCTTGGGACTCTAATCCCGAAACCCCTGAAACTCCCGTTCCTGAATCTGAACCCTCTGAAGTGACGGTTGAGGGTTCTCAAGTCCCTGTTTCTGAGGAAACGGGGGAAAGTGGCGATCGCCCTGATGATAACCCAGAAGATGCAACCGGAGACACTCCTAACCCTGAAACCGGGGATACCTTACTCCCCCTTCAGCTCGATACCAAAACCCCCGATCATCCCGAACCCCGTGAAGAAATCGCTGCCACAGAGGGAGGACGAGATCGGGATGAAGGAGTGGAGGATCGAGACTCGGAACCCCCCAGGGATGAAGAGGTGGATGAATGGCAAGCGCGGATTGATGAGCTGCGCTTTACAGAGCAAGCGCTGCAAAATCAGGTGGAGCAACTGCGACAGGAAGCGGCAACCTTGCAAGAGCAACTCGACAGCCAGCAAGCAGCGATGGGACAATTGGTAAAAGCGGGTTTAAGCGAGTTAGAGCATCGCAAACAGAAGCTAGAAGTAACCATCGAAAAGCTGGAAAGACGAGCAGAGCGCATCCGGGCGGAAATGCGGACAAGCTTTGCTGGAGTTTCCCAGGATCTCGCCATCCGGGTTCAGGGATTTAAGGATTATTTGGTGGGTAGCTTGCAGGATTTGGCGAGTGCGGCGGAAAATATAGAGTTAGCGCCAGAGGATCGCGAGCCAATCACCCCAGTAGATGTGCCCATGATGCGTTCCCGTCGAGAACCGGAACGCCCCCCAGAACTGGAAAATCCCCAATTTGCTAAATCCAAGTTTACCGATCAAGTGCGGAAAATTCGCCATCTGTTGGATCAGTATCGCACCCGTCCCGATTATTATGGCCCCGCTTGGCAATTGCGACGCACGTTTGAACCCATCCACGCAGAACGGGTATCCCAGTGGTTTTTTACCCAAGGGGGACGGGGTGCAGTGCGTACCATGGGGTCTCGTCTACAAAATATTTTGGTATCCTCGGCGGTGATTTCGGTGACCTATAGTTTGTATGGCGATCGCATTAGGCCATTGATTTTAGTCAATACTCCGGAGCGCTTAGGCGAATGGCGACGGGGTTTACAGGATTGTTTGGGCATTTCGCGCATGGATTTTAGCTCGGAGAGAGGGATTACCATGTTTGAAGCGCCGGAACCCTTAGCGGCAAAAGCAGAGCGCATTACCCAACAGAAGCAAATCCCTTTGATTATTATTGATGAGTCTGAGGATAAGGTGAGCGTGTCCATGTTGCAATTTCCCCTGTGGTTGGCGTTTGCACCCAATCCAGATGCACCGCCGATGATTGATAATTGGTAA
- the plsY gene encoding glycerol-3-phosphate 1-O-acyltransferase PlsY has protein sequence MEGAIAVSLLIGAYLLGSIPTGYWLTQALKGIDIRESGSGSTGATNVLRTVGKGAALTVLFVDILKGVAAIFLVRFAYQWHWLTSTPLSEQSDSMVVLAGFLALFGHSLSIWLIWNQPEGKSLSKGGKSAATSLGVLLALYWPVGLLTFAVFGSVIAITRIVSLGSMSAAIAVSALMAAFHQPLAYEIFGIMGGLYVIWRHRSNIERLLAGTEPKIGQTSSQSSEPST, from the coding sequence ATGGAAGGGGCGATCGCCGTTAGTCTGTTGATTGGGGCTTATTTGTTGGGTTCAATTCCCACCGGATATTGGTTAACCCAAGCTCTTAAAGGGATTGATATCCGCGAGTCCGGTTCGGGTTCTACCGGAGCAACCAATGTGTTGCGAACAGTGGGAAAAGGGGCGGCTTTGACGGTGCTTTTCGTGGATATCCTCAAAGGAGTAGCCGCGATTTTTCTGGTGCGCTTTGCCTATCAATGGCATTGGCTCACTTCGACTCCGCTCAGTGAGCAGAGTGATTCCATGGTGGTGTTAGCCGGATTTTTAGCCCTGTTCGGTCATAGTTTATCCATTTGGCTCATCTGGAATCAACCCGAAGGAAAATCCTTGAGTAAAGGGGGAAAATCAGCCGCCACCAGTTTAGGGGTATTGTTAGCCCTTTATTGGCCTGTCGGTTTGCTCACCTTTGCCGTATTTGGCAGCGTCATCGCCATCACGCGAATTGTATCATTAGGGTCGATGAGTGCGGCGATCGCCGTTTCCGCACTCATGGCAGCCTTCCATCAACCCCTAGCCTACGAAATCTTCGGCATTATGGGCGGCTTATACGTCATTTGGCGACACCGCAGCAATATTGAACGTCTCCTAGCCGGAACCGAACCCAAAATCGGCCAAACCTCTTCCCAATCCTCCGAACCCTCCACCTAA
- the gshB gene encoding glutathione synthase, whose translation MDITFIIDPIHRLDPCHDTSVAMMEAAQKLGHQVWITEAQELEVRSGQAWAKLSPVHLTPVELKADHWVAANPWFEVGKPEFRPLEAMGAVLMRTDPPVTISYLYATYILDYVDPQKTLVLNNPKGLRNANEKMYALQFPQFIPETRVTADKTMIREFVETQGKAIMKPLGGKAGEGILILESGDRNFNSLIELSTQNGKLPVMVQQFLPAAKEGDKRIIVLNGEAIGAVNRVSRTEEFRNNMAVGGEVEKTEITDREQEICAHLAPILRNNGLYFVGLDVIGGYLTEINVTSPTGIREIDRLNNVRLGEEVIAWLSDYRDSN comes from the coding sequence ATGGATATAACCTTTATCATCGACCCCATTCACCGCCTTGACCCCTGCCATGATACCAGCGTCGCCATGATGGAAGCGGCGCAAAAACTAGGTCACCAAGTTTGGATTACCGAAGCCCAAGAATTAGAAGTCAGATCCGGTCAAGCGTGGGCAAAATTATCCCCCGTTCACTTAACTCCAGTCGAGTTAAAAGCCGACCATTGGGTGGCGGCTAATCCCTGGTTTGAAGTGGGAAAACCGGAGTTTCGCCCCCTAGAAGCAATGGGCGCGGTATTGATGCGTACCGATCCCCCCGTGACCATTTCCTATTTGTATGCCACCTATATTTTGGATTATGTTGACCCGCAAAAAACATTAGTTCTCAATAATCCGAAAGGGTTACGAAATGCCAATGAAAAAATGTACGCCCTCCAGTTTCCCCAATTTATCCCGGAAACTAGGGTAACAGCCGATAAAACCATGATTCGGGAGTTTGTCGAAACTCAAGGAAAAGCGATCATGAAACCCTTGGGAGGCAAAGCGGGGGAAGGGATTCTGATTTTAGAGAGCGGCGATCGCAATTTTAATTCCCTCATCGAACTCAGTACCCAAAACGGGAAATTACCGGTAATGGTGCAGCAGTTTTTACCCGCAGCCAAGGAGGGAGATAAACGGATTATTGTCCTGAATGGGGAAGCCATTGGCGCAGTAAACCGGGTGTCTAGAACCGAAGAATTCCGCAATAATATGGCCGTTGGTGGCGAAGTGGAAAAGACAGAAATTACCGACCGAGAACAGGAAATTTGTGCCCACTTAGCGCCGATTTTACGCAACAATGGTCTCTATTTTGTCGGCTTAGATGTGATTGGCGGCTATCTGACCGAAATTAATGTCACCAGTCCCACCGGTATTCGGGAAATCGATCGCTTAAATAACGTCCGTTTAGGAGAAGAAGTCATCGCTTGGTTGAGCGATTATAGGGATTCTAATTAA
- a CDS encoding ABC1 kinase family protein yields MFALTKTSSRQREILEVVFRNGWDYIGGLLKGDQPGEPKLPSPTVLRNILIDLGPVFVKLGQLLSTRPDLLPGRYITALSALQANVPPVPWSQVEAQLRQNLPVPLEEAFPRIDPEAIAAGSLGQVHRAILNTGQEVALKVQRPGISRIVEQDMALIKGLAELASLGDFGQDYDLVALADEFTKALRDELDFTKEGHFTTQMQENLSTSRWFDPKQLVIPQVYWDYTSEKLLVLEWLEGKPLLRADLTQFVTPTLSVEQKRDQVTSILFRAFFQQIYINGFFHADPHPGNIFLLNDGRVALLDCGMIGRVDPRTQQILTEMLLAIVDIDAQRCAQLTLDLAESNQPVNLSRLEADYTRMLRKYYNVNLSEINFSEVFYEILEIARNNKIRLPGNMGLYAKSLANLEGVARGFNPQVNLLDQIKPLITDIFQRQLLGDKPIQTLLRTALDVKSLSLQSPRLIELFLDRLTSETLNWNIYVKDLERLRRSIDDSANRLSFSILVGSLIMGAAIISNNAQSPQLSLLSAVLFGAASLIGLWLVVSILRSGRLRS; encoded by the coding sequence ATGTTTGCACTCACAAAGACCAGCTCACGCCAACGGGAAATCTTAGAAGTTGTCTTCCGCAACGGTTGGGATTACATCGGAGGTTTACTCAAAGGGGATCAACCCGGCGAACCGAAGTTACCTTCTCCCACCGTCTTACGGAATATTTTGATTGATTTAGGGCCCGTATTTGTAAAGTTAGGACAACTACTCAGTACCCGACCGGACTTACTACCGGGTCGTTATATTACTGCTCTTTCTGCTTTGCAAGCCAATGTGCCCCCGGTTCCTTGGTCACAAGTAGAGGCACAACTGCGGCAAAATTTACCCGTTCCCTTAGAAGAAGCCTTTCCCAGAATTGACCCAGAGGCGATCGCCGCCGGTTCCCTGGGCCAAGTCCATCGTGCTATCCTCAACACGGGACAAGAAGTGGCCTTAAAAGTTCAACGTCCCGGTATTAGTCGCATCGTCGAGCAAGACATGGCTCTCATTAAAGGATTAGCCGAACTTGCTTCCCTCGGAGACTTTGGTCAAGACTACGATTTAGTCGCCCTCGCAGACGAATTTACCAAAGCCTTGCGCGATGAATTGGACTTCACCAAAGAAGGGCATTTCACCACGCAAATGCAAGAAAATTTATCCACCAGTCGCTGGTTTGACCCCAAACAACTCGTTATTCCCCAAGTCTACTGGGACTATACCAGTGAAAAATTGCTGGTTTTAGAATGGTTAGAAGGTAAGCCCCTACTGAGAGCCGACCTGACTCAGTTTGTCACCCCCACCCTATCCGTTGAGCAAAAACGAGACCAAGTAACCAGCATCCTATTCCGGGCCTTCTTTCAACAAATTTATATTAACGGCTTCTTCCATGCCGACCCCCATCCGGGCAATATCTTCTTGCTCAACGATGGTCGAGTTGCCCTGTTAGACTGTGGCATGATTGGACGAGTCGATCCCCGTACTCAACAAATTTTAACCGAAATGTTGTTGGCGATCGTTGATATTGATGCCCAGCGCTGTGCCCAACTCACCCTCGATTTAGCCGAATCCAATCAACCCGTTAATCTCAGTCGGTTAGAAGCCGACTATACGCGGATGCTTCGCAAATACTATAACGTTAATTTGAGCGAAATTAACTTTAGCGAAGTCTTCTACGAAATTCTCGAAATTGCCCGCAACAACAAGATTCGCCTACCCGGTAACATGGGACTCTATGCCAAATCTTTAGCCAACTTAGAAGGAGTCGCCAGAGGCTTTAATCCCCAAGTCAATTTACTTGACCAAATTAAACCCCTAATCACCGATATTTTCCAGCGTCAACTGCTTGGAGACAAACCCATTCAAACCCTGCTCAGAACTGCCCTCGATGTCAAAAGTCTCTCCTTACAGTCTCCTCGTCTCATCGAATTATTTCTAGACCGTTTAACCTCAGAAACCCTCAATTGGAACATCTATGTTAAAGATCTAGAACGTCTGCGGCGCAGTATTGACGACTCCGCTAACCGTCTCTCCTTTAGTATTCTCGTCGGTTCCCTCATTATGGGAGCTGCCATTATTTCCAACAATGCCCAAAGTCCCCAACTTTCCTTACTCAGTGCCGTCTTATTCGGAGCCGCCAGCTTAATTGGCTTATGGCTTGTAGTCAGTATATTAAGGTCAGGACGATTGCGATCTTAA
- a CDS encoding YrhK family protein, with product MPHLITNRARQHNLIKDYPAGHLHFAWESINAILYLVGGLAFIVGSVFFLPVYERLANTGVWIYLFGSFLYLIVTLHDLLESMNHLRSQNPVKVMDLCEFFSAMVYLWKIVDPPIKVELFTYMAWEYIVGSFLFFTGGIFNYYRIFKVTKHYQKIAFMTGM from the coding sequence ATGCCACATTTAATTACGAATCGTGCCCGACAACATAATTTGATAAAAGACTACCCTGCCGGACACCTCCATTTTGCTTGGGAATCAATCAATGCCATTCTTTACCTTGTAGGTGGATTAGCTTTTATTGTGGGCAGTGTTTTCTTTTTGCCAGTCTATGAAAGACTAGCCAACACGGGAGTATGGATTTATCTTTTTGGATCTTTCCTCTATTTGATTGTTACCCTTCATGATTTGCTTGAATCCATGAATCATTTGAGAAGCCAGAACCCTGTGAAGGTGATGGATTTATGTGAGTTTTTTTCAGCTATGGTCTACCTCTGGAAAATTGTAGATCCACCAATCAAAGTTGAATTATTCACCTATATGGCTTGGGAATATATTGTAGGGAGTTTCCTCTTTTTTACAGGTGGAATATTCAACTATTATAGAATTTTCAAAGTGACAAAGCACTACCAGAAAATCGCTTTTATGACAGGAATGTAA
- a CDS encoding PQQ-dependent sugar dehydrogenase: MEEVAPAESATETASAGNPEVQGVRVVENLEHPWGLAWLPDGSILITERSGRLRIVREGVLDPTPIPGVGEVFAQSQGGLLDIALHPDFADNRLVYFSYAHGTSSSNRTRIARATFDGSSLSNWQVIFEVSQTKSRGQHFGSRLLWLPDGTLLASIGDGGNPPVELDGEFIRQQAQNLGSHLGKVIRINDDGSIPSDNPFVNNAEAAPEVWSYGHRNIQGLAYDAVSNRVWATEHGARGGDEVNWVEAGENYGWPVATHSREYSGGLISPETSLPGMVDPKVIWTPSIAPSGLAVYSGTIFPQWQGNLFAGGLVSQDVRRIELDESGNVLNETSIAIGQRVRDVRQGPDGMLYVLTDAPNGQLIRLEPVNR, translated from the coding sequence ATGGAGGAAGTAGCTCCTGCCGAGTCTGCAACAGAAACCGCATCTGCCGGTAATCCAGAAGTTCAGGGGGTCAGGGTGGTGGAGAATCTAGAACATCCCTGGGGTCTAGCCTGGCTGCCCGATGGTTCCATACTGATTACGGAGCGATCGGGAAGATTGCGTATTGTCCGAGAGGGTGTACTCGATCCTACACCCATTCCCGGAGTAGGAGAAGTGTTTGCCCAGAGCCAAGGCGGACTGCTCGATATCGCCTTACATCCGGACTTTGCAGACAACCGTCTGGTTTACTTCTCCTATGCCCACGGAACCTCTTCAAGTAACCGCACCCGCATCGCACGAGCCACCTTTGATGGCAGTTCCCTCAGCAATTGGCAGGTCATTTTTGAAGTGTCCCAAACCAAATCTAGAGGACAGCATTTTGGCTCCCGTCTGCTCTGGTTGCCTGACGGCACGCTGTTAGCCTCCATTGGTGATGGGGGGAATCCGCCGGTGGAACTTGATGGGGAATTTATCCGCCAACAAGCCCAGAACCTCGGCAGTCATTTGGGCAAGGTTATCCGCATCAATGATGATGGCTCGATTCCATCGGATAACCCTTTTGTCAACAATGCCGAGGCAGCCCCAGAAGTTTGGAGCTATGGCCATCGTAATATTCAAGGACTGGCCTATGATGCTGTCTCCAACCGGGTTTGGGCCACGGAGCATGGCGCGAGGGGAGGAGATGAGGTGAATTGGGTTGAAGCCGGTGAAAACTATGGCTGGCCCGTGGCCACCCACAGTCGGGAATATTCCGGCGGGCTGATTTCTCCAGAAACCTCCCTACCGGGGATGGTAGACCCTAAAGTGATCTGGACTCCCTCCATTGCTCCCTCTGGGCTGGCGGTTTATTCGGGGACGATCTTTCCCCAGTGGCAAGGTAACCTGTTTGCTGGGGGTTTGGTGTCTCAAGATGTGCGCCGCATCGAGCTGGACGAGTCTGGAAATGTGTTAAACGAAACGTCGATCGCGATCGGTCAGCGAGTACGGGATGTGCGACAAGGCCCGGATGGGATGCTCTATGTGCTGACGGACGCACCGAACGGCCAGCTCATCCGCCTAGAGCCGGTTAACCGCTAA